One genomic region from Streptomyces sp. Li-HN-5-11 encodes:
- a CDS encoding SGNH/GDSL hydrolase family protein: MRKRCHRQRALAVVAAAALATAGCDAFGGGSSGPSDTGTRASRPSPAPTPAWDRSPDSIAAVGDSITRGFDACAVLSDCPEVSWATGSDAAVDSLAVRLLGVTGAAQRSWNYAVTGARMADLNGQIAQAVLKKPQLVTVMVGANDACRASTAAMTSVADFRAQFENAMDTLRQALPKTQVYVASVPNLKRLWAEGREDPLGRQVWKLGICPSMLGDAEALDAAASKRRDTVQARVEAYNDVLREVCAKDHRCRFDHDAVFDYRFGTEQLSHWDWFHPSRNGQARLAEIAYRTITAKNP, from the coding sequence ATGCGGAAGCGATGCCACCGTCAGCGGGCACTGGCCGTCGTGGCGGCGGCCGCGCTGGCCACCGCGGGGTGCGACGCGTTCGGTGGGGGCTCCTCCGGTCCGTCGGACACCGGCACGAGGGCGTCGCGCCCGTCGCCGGCGCCGACCCCCGCCTGGGACCGCAGCCCGGACTCGATCGCCGCGGTCGGCGACTCCATCACCCGCGGCTTCGACGCGTGCGCGGTGCTGTCGGACTGCCCGGAGGTGTCGTGGGCGACGGGCAGCGACGCGGCGGTGGACAGCCTGGCCGTGCGGCTGCTCGGTGTGACGGGGGCGGCGCAGCGCAGCTGGAACTACGCGGTGACCGGCGCCCGGATGGCCGATCTGAACGGGCAGATCGCGCAGGCGGTACTGAAGAAGCCGCAGCTGGTGACGGTGATGGTCGGCGCCAATGACGCCTGCCGTGCCTCCACCGCCGCGATGACGTCCGTGGCGGACTTCCGCGCCCAGTTCGAGAACGCGATGGACACGCTGCGCCAGGCGCTGCCGAAGACGCAGGTGTACGTGGCCAGCGTGCCGAACCTGAAGCGGCTGTGGGCCGAGGGCCGCGAGGACCCGCTGGGCAGGCAGGTGTGGAAGCTGGGCATCTGCCCGTCGATGCTGGGCGACGCGGAGGCGCTGGACGCGGCGGCGTCGAAGCGGCGCGACACGGTGCAGGCGCGGGTGGAGGCGTACAACGACGTGCTGCGGGAGGTCTGCGCGAAGGACCACCGCTGCCGCTTCGACCACGACGCGGTCTTCGACTACCGCTTCGGCACCGAGCAGCTCAGCCACTGGGACTGGTTCCACCCGAGCCGGAACGGCCAGGCGCGGCTCGCCGAGATCGCCTACCGCACCATCACCGCGAAGAACCCGTGA